In Aurantimicrobium minutum, the DNA window CCCGGGTCTGACAATTACGAACTCATCATGGGTGAGCGACGTTTGCGCGCCTCGAAAGAAGTGGGCCTCGAGCAGATTCCTGTCATCATTCGCGAGACCGCTGATGAAGACATGCTTCGTGACGCACTGCTGGAGAACCTGCACCGGTCACAACTGAACCCGCTGGAAGAAGCTTCTGCTTACCAGCAGCTCATGGCTGACTTTGGAATTACTCAGGAGCAACTCGCTGAGCGCATTGGCCGCTCTCGTCCTCAGATTTCAAACACCATCCGTTTGCTTCGCCTGCCACCGCTTGTTCAAAAGCGTGTGGCAGCCGGTGTTTTGAGTGCAGGCCACGCTCGTGCCATCTTGTCTGTTTCAGACCCCGAGGCCATGCAGCGCCTCGCCGACAAGATTGTCAATGAGGATCTCTCTGTTCGCGCCGCCGAAGCGCTCGCGGGTGAGGCCCCCACGGCCAAGAAGCCTAAGCCCGTAGCGGGAACACGTCGCGGCCACCTCGATGAGATTGCTGAGCGACTCGGAGATCGCCTGGACACACGTGTGAAAATATCCTTGAGCGCAAAAAAAGGCCTGATCAGCATCGAATTTGCAACCATCGGCGACCTCAACAGAATTCTCACCGAGCTCGGCGAGACTCCGTTCGGTAGCAACTAGTTTCCACGTGAAACGTGGGGCCAAGTGCCCTAGTTTTGTGCTGCGCGAGCGAGTGCTTCGTAGAGTGCGCCCACGTCCACACCGGATGCTTCAATCGCGAGTGGAGCACTTGATGTCTCGGTAAGCCCGGGCAGGGAGTTCGCTTCTAGGAACCAGGGAACACCGGAGTCATCCACGATGAGGTCAATGCGCGAAATCTGAGAGAGCCCCAGAGTTTCGTGCACCGTCACGGCAGCTGAGGCAATCGCTGCTGAAACCTGATCTGACAAGCGTGCAGGGACAAAGAACGTGGTCTCCCCGGCGTTGTAGCGGGCCTCAAAGCTATATACGCCCTCCAGTGGGACGATTTCCACTGCAGGGAGGGCTTGTGCCCCAGAAGGGCCATCAGTGACAGTCACGGCGACTTCCGTGCCTGAGGTGTATTTTTCAATCAGGGCAACGTCGTGATACGTAAAGGCATCCACCATCGCGCGCGGCAGGTCTTCTGTCTGAGTAACGATCGAAACGCCCTGCGCTGAACCACCCGAAGCAGGCTTAACAACTACATGATTTCCCAGTTCAGAGCCAATTAATTCCAAAACAGAACCGGCACCAAGTTCACGGAAAGCTTCACGCGCAATAGTCAGCGAAGGGGCCGTGGCCACTCCAGCCCGCGACACCAGAGTTTTGGCAACAGGCTTGGACCAGGCCAAACGAGCTGCCTGCGCGGAGGGACCAACATAGGAATACCCAGCAGCTCTGAGTAGATCAAGAATGGCACCGTCTTCACCGCTTGCTCCGTGCAATGCGGGCCACACCACATCAGGTTTGAGGCTGGCAAGCGTGGCAAACAAAGAAGCATCGGGGTCAATGATGGTCACTTTGTGACCGCGAGCAATCAGCGCATCGGCAACACGTCGACCAGAGCGCAACGACACTTCACGCTCGTGAGAGATTCCACCGGAAAGAACCGCAATGGTGAGAGAAGACATAGGGGCCTCGTTTCCTAGCTGAGATCTGGTGGAGGAGCGATGACATTATCGTCACCGTGAGCAGCAATGAGAGAACCTGTGCCGGCAAAATCGGCGAGCAGGTCAAGTTCACCGCGAATGACCGTGGCAAGACGTCGAATACCGATCCTGATGTTCTCAGGTGTGGGGTAGCAGAAAGACAGGCGAATGTTTTGACGGCCTGTTCCATCGGCAAAGAATGCTGTGCCTGGTGTGTAGGCAACGAGTTCTGAGACTGCACGAGGCAGCATCGCCTTCGAATCAAGGTTTTCTGGCAGTGTGCACCAGATGTAAAACCCACCGTTGGGAACATTCCAGTTCAAATCAGGCAAATACTCATTCAGCGCATCCAACATTGCATCGCGGCGTTCTTTATAGACACCCCGGAATGTTTCAATCTGGCCTTTCCAGTCTGCTTGGCTCAAATATTCACTAATCACCATTTGGCTAAACGAGCTGGGGCACAAAATTGCTGATTCTGCAGCTAAAACAAGCTTTTCTCGGATGGCGTGGGGAGCTAAAGCCCACCCCACGCGAAAACCGGGAGCTAAGGTCTTGGAGAACGATCCCAGATAAATCACTCCGTCCTCGTTCAAGGAACGAATGGCGGGTGGAACATCTTCTTCGAAAGAGAGCAGACCGTAGGGGTTGTCTTCCAGGATGAGAATGCCGTTGTCCTGACAAATCTGCAGAATTTCCGGACGACGCTCTGCAGAGAGGGTTACCCCCGCGGGGTTGTGAAAGTTCGGGATGGTGTACAAAAACTTGATGGTGCGCCCAGATGCCTGAACCTGCGCAATAGCCTCACGCAATTTCTCCGGTATCAGGCCGTGCTCGTCCATAAGGACGTGCACGACATCGGCTTGGTAACTGCGAAAAACACCGATAGCGCCAACATAACTGGGTGCTTCAGCAAGAATCACGTCACCGGGATCAATGAAAAGCTTGGTGACCAAATCCAGAGCCTGCTGGCTACCCGTGGTGACGACCACGTCGTCAACAGAGGCGTTAATTCCTTCGAGGGCCATGATTTCAAGGATTTGCTCACGCAGCGCTGGAACGCCTTGGCCAGAGCCATATTGCATGGCCATCGGGCCGTTCTCGCTCATGACCTTTTCGAGAGCACCGTTGACTAAAGACTCGGGAAGTGCCCGAACATAGGGCATTCCACCGGCGAGGGAGACAACTTCGGGGCGTGAGGCAACCGCGAAAAGCGCGCGCACTTCAGAGGCGCTCAGACCGGAGGTTCGGCTGGCGTAATGATTGAACCAGGGGTCAAGGTTGATTTCTTGACCCGTCTCGTTAGTCTCGGCCACAAAACAATCGTAGTTGGGAAAAACAGGGGCTAAATGCAGGAGGCCGCCGGGATCAACCCCGACGGCCACCTGATGAGAAGCAAATTAGCCGATGAAGTCGGCGAGATCGTGCTCAAGAGCAGGCTTGGGCTTCGCGCCAATGATGGTCTTTGCGACCTCACCGTTGACGAAAACTTTCATCGCGGGAATCGAGGTGATTTGGTAGGCCATCGCGGTCTGTGGGTTCTCATCCACGTTAAGCTTGACGATTTCAAGCTTGTCACCGTGCTCAGCACGAAGCTGGTCGAGGATGGGTCCTACGGCGCGGCAGGGGCCACACCATTCTGCCCAGAAGTCCACGAGAACAGGCTTAGTGCTCTTGAGGACGTCTGCGTCAAAGCTTGCGTCAGTTACTGCGGGTGCTGCAGACATGATTTCTCCTTAGTCGTAAAACGTTGCTTAGTTGTTTGCGGCCTGTGCGAGGGTTTCGACAGGAAGTGATTGGAGGTAGTGCTCGGCGTCTAACGCTGCGACAGTTCCACTGGCGGCAGCAGTAACGGCTTGGCGATATGTGGGGTCAATGACGTCACCTGCGGCAAAAACACCGGTCAGGTTGGTCTTGGAAGTGCGACCCTTGACGGCAATGGTGCCTTCCGGGGTCAGATCAAGCTGACCATGAATGAGCTGGGTACGAGGGTCATTACCAATGGCGATGAAGAGCCCGTCGAGGGGGAGTTCGCTGAGGTCACCAGTGACCGTGTTCTTCAGTGTCACTGAAGTCAGGTTGCTCTCACCGTTGATGGAATCAATCGTCGAGTTCCACAGGAATTCAATCTTGGGGTTCGCGTGTGCACGGTCTTGCATGATCTTGGATGCACGCAGTGTCTCTGAGCGGTGAATAACATAGACCTTGTCAGCAAAACGCGTGAGGAAGTTAGCTTCTTCCATAGCGGAGTCGCCACCGCCAACAATGGCAACGGTCTTCTGGCGGAAGAAGAAGCCATCGCAGGTTGCACACCAGGAAACACCGTGACCGGAGAGGCGGTCTTCGCCCTCCAAGCCAAGCTTGCGGTAAGCAGATCCGGTAGCAAAAATCACAGAAAGCGCTTCAAAAGTCTGACCGCCACCGGTTACTACGCGCTTGATGTCCCCGGAGAGCTCAACACTGACAACATCATCGAGAAGAACTTCAGCACCAAACTTTTCTGCCTGTTCCTGCATCTTCATCATCAGGTCAGGACCCATGATTCCCTCAGGGAACCCGGGGAAGTTCTCAACCTCGGTGGTGTTCATCAGTTCACCGCCGGCTTCGACGGAGCTGGCAATAACGAGGGGCTTAAAGTTCGCGCGTGCAGCATAAATCGCAGCGGTGTATCCGGCAGGGCCGGAACCAATAATGATGACTTGACGCACGAGGCACTCCTAGAAAGCGGCAATTTCAGCCGAAAGTAAGGCAATGAATAGAACCCAGTCTACTGGCGGAATATTCCCGAAACGGGGTTATCGGCTCAGGCGAGACCGTAATTGACCAAACAATTGGTGAACTTCTTTCACCCGCATGATCCACAACAGGAGCACGAAGACTCCGGTCACGACCAGACCAATTCCAACCATGGCCACAATCGCGTTAAGAATGCTTTCTTGGGCGTATCCGGTTGCCGTGAGTGACCCGAACTGGTTACTGACAATCAGCCCAATAAATCCAGCTATGGCAGCGGCAATGTAGCCGCGTACGGCAGTGCTGGCCACGCCACTTCGACGAACCTCAGGAAGTGTTTTGCGCAACACTGCCCAGGTCACGATGGCTTGAATAATGACGGATATGGCGAGCGAGGCACACACTGCCAAGGTAATCACGGTGACGTAAATCTGAGAGCTGAGCAAAATAAGCACCACATAGACCCCGACCTGTAACACCGTGAGCCAAAACATCAAAGGCGCTTTGCCTTGAACCAAGAAAATGCGGAACATGACATAGACCGCACTAAAGGCCGGCAAGCCAAGCACCAGAACCATGATCAGCCAGCCCAGG includes these proteins:
- a CDS encoding ParB/RepB/Spo0J family partition protein; translation: MATNKRTGLGRGIGSLIPTAPNAERPVDVFFPDQTATGSIPVASEQQPDLVEVPGARLAYISPNLVVPNPHQPRKVFNPEDLAELVHSIREIGILQPIVVRSIPGSDNYELIMGERRLRASKEVGLEQIPVIIRETADEDMLRDALLENLHRSQLNPLEEASAYQQLMADFGITQEQLAERIGRSRPQISNTIRLLRLPPLVQKRVAAGVLSAGHARAILSVSDPEAMQRLADKIVNEDLSVRAAEALAGEAPTAKKPKPVAGTRRGHLDEIAERLGDRLDTRVKISLSAKKGLISIEFATIGDLNRILTELGETPFGSN
- a CDS encoding D-alanine--D-alanine ligase family protein, producing MSSLTIAVLSGGISHEREVSLRSGRRVADALIARGHKVTIIDPDASLFATLASLKPDVVWPALHGASGEDGAILDLLRAAGYSYVGPSAQAARLAWSKPVAKTLVSRAGVATAPSLTIAREAFRELGAGSVLELIGSELGNHVVVKPASGGSAQGVSIVTQTEDLPRAMVDAFTYHDVALIEKYTSGTEVAVTVTDGPSGAQALPAVEIVPLEGVYSFEARYNAGETTFFVPARLSDQVSAAIASAAVTVHETLGLSQISRIDLIVDDSGVPWFLEANSLPGLTETSSAPLAIEASGVDVGALYEALARAAQN
- a CDS encoding PLP-dependent aminotransferase family protein; its protein translation is MAETNETGQEINLDPWFNHYASRTSGLSASEVRALFAVASRPEVVSLAGGMPYVRALPESLVNGALEKVMSENGPMAMQYGSGQGVPALREQILEIMALEGINASVDDVVVTTGSQQALDLVTKLFIDPGDVILAEAPSYVGAIGVFRSYQADVVHVLMDEHGLIPEKLREAIAQVQASGRTIKFLYTIPNFHNPAGVTLSAERRPEILQICQDNGILILEDNPYGLLSFEEDVPPAIRSLNEDGVIYLGSFSKTLAPGFRVGWALAPHAIREKLVLAAESAILCPSSFSQMVISEYLSQADWKGQIETFRGVYKERRDAMLDALNEYLPDLNWNVPNGGFYIWCTLPENLDSKAMLPRAVSELVAYTPGTAFFADGTGRQNIRLSFCYPTPENIRIGIRRLATVIRGELDLLADFAGTGSLIAAHGDDNVIAPPPDLS
- the trxA gene encoding thioredoxin yields the protein MSAAPAVTDASFDADVLKSTKPVLVDFWAEWCGPCRAVGPILDQLRAEHGDKLEIVKLNVDENPQTAMAYQITSIPAMKVFVNGEVAKTIIGAKPKPALEHDLADFIG
- the trxB gene encoding thioredoxin-disulfide reductase, which produces MRQVIIIGSGPAGYTAAIYAARANFKPLVIASSVEAGGELMNTTEVENFPGFPEGIMGPDLMMKMQEQAEKFGAEVLLDDVVSVELSGDIKRVVTGGGQTFEALSVIFATGSAYRKLGLEGEDRLSGHGVSWCATCDGFFFRQKTVAIVGGGDSAMEEANFLTRFADKVYVIHRSETLRASKIMQDRAHANPKIEFLWNSTIDSINGESNLTSVTLKNTVTGDLSELPLDGLFIAIGNDPRTQLIHGQLDLTPEGTIAVKGRTSKTNLTGVFAAGDVIDPTYRQAVTAAASGTVAALDAEHYLQSLPVETLAQAANN